In Aegilops tauschii subsp. strangulata cultivar AL8/78 chromosome 3, Aet v6.0, whole genome shotgun sequence, one genomic interval encodes:
- the LOC109787468 gene encoding uncharacterized protein isoform X4 — protein MVQRIYRSPGEVPYGAWLVGRKGNLSAGVQYKPIGGSKHPMPFTDLKNWNCAIGYGVGSSSPLSPSFNFALELVRSSQLVASFYQHHISAKVLDYRGGDETLNYIDLGLELATRVDKDKPTDDAGNSSFQGKLGPSKSSAALAYKFPPFFTCSITDTKHLIESVRS, from the exons ATGGTTCAAAGAATCTATCGTT CGCCTGGTGAGGTACCCTATGGTGCATGGTTGGTTGGGAGAAAAGGGAATTTAAGTGCAGGCGTACAATACAAACCAATAG GTGGAAGCAAGCATCCTATGCCTTTTACAGACTTGAAGAACTGGAATTGTGCAATCGGTTATGGTGTAGGCTCAAGTAGCCCACTCAGCCCTTCATTTAATTTTGCACTAGAGCTTGTTAGAAGTTCGCAG CTGGTTGCATCGTTCTATCAACACCATATTTCTGCAAAG GTACTAGATTATCGGGGTGGAGATGAAACTTTGAACTACATTGATCTTGGACTTGAGCTAGCCACAAG GGTGGATAAAGACAAACCAACAGATGATGCTGGCAATTCATCGTTTCAG GGAAAGTTAGGCCCTTCGAAATCTTCTGCAGCATTGGCGTATAAGTTTCCACCCTTCTTTACATGTAGTATCACAG ATACCAAACACTTAATCGAGAGTGTACGGTCTTGA
- the LOC109787468 gene encoding uncharacterized protein isoform X2 — MVQRIYRSPGEVPYGAWLVGRKGNLSAGVQYKPIGGSKHPMPFTDLKNWNCAIGYGVGSSSPLSPSFNFALELVRSSQLVASFYQHHISAKVLDYRGGDETLNYIDLGLELATRVDKDKPTDDAGNSSFQGKLGPSKSSAALAYKFPPFFTCSITDMSGCSLKISSAFSTMFPICS; from the exons ATGGTTCAAAGAATCTATCGTT CGCCTGGTGAGGTACCCTATGGTGCATGGTTGGTTGGGAGAAAAGGGAATTTAAGTGCAGGCGTACAATACAAACCAATAG GTGGAAGCAAGCATCCTATGCCTTTTACAGACTTGAAGAACTGGAATTGTGCAATCGGTTATGGTGTAGGCTCAAGTAGCCCACTCAGCCCTTCATTTAATTTTGCACTAGAGCTTGTTAGAAGTTCGCAG CTGGTTGCATCGTTCTATCAACACCATATTTCTGCAAAG GTACTAGATTATCGGGGTGGAGATGAAACTTTGAACTACATTGATCTTGGACTTGAGCTAGCCACAAG GGTGGATAAAGACAAACCAACAGATGATGCTGGCAATTCATCGTTTCAG GGAAAGTTAGGCCCTTCGAAATCTTCTGCAGCATTGGCGTATAAGTTTCCACCCTTCTTTACATGTAGTATCACAG ACATGTCGGGGTGTTCTTTGAAGATTTCATCCGCTTTCTCAACAATGTTTCCTATTTGCAGTTGA
- the LOC109787468 gene encoding uncharacterized protein isoform X1 — protein sequence MVQRIYRSPGEVPYGAWLVGRKGNLSAGVQYKPIGGSKHPMPFTDLKNWNCAIGYGVGSSSPLSPSFNFALELVRSSQLVASFYQHHISAKVLDYRGGDETLNYIDLGLELATRVDKDKPTDDAGNSSFQGKLGPSKSSAALAYKFPPFFTCSITVENDHSKGTRSYGLGIRVEDLREP from the exons ATGGTTCAAAGAATCTATCGTT CGCCTGGTGAGGTACCCTATGGTGCATGGTTGGTTGGGAGAAAAGGGAATTTAAGTGCAGGCGTACAATACAAACCAATAG GTGGAAGCAAGCATCCTATGCCTTTTACAGACTTGAAGAACTGGAATTGTGCAATCGGTTATGGTGTAGGCTCAAGTAGCCCACTCAGCCCTTCATTTAATTTTGCACTAGAGCTTGTTAGAAGTTCGCAG CTGGTTGCATCGTTCTATCAACACCATATTTCTGCAAAG GTACTAGATTATCGGGGTGGAGATGAAACTTTGAACTACATTGATCTTGGACTTGAGCTAGCCACAAG GGTGGATAAAGACAAACCAACAGATGATGCTGGCAATTCATCGTTTCAG GGAAAGTTAGGCCCTTCGAAATCTTCTGCAGCATTGGCGTATAAGTTTCCACCCTTCTTTACATGTAGTATCACAG TTGAAAATGATCATTCGAAAGGTACGAGATCGTACGGGTTGGGAATTCGTGTTGAGGATCTCAGAGAACCCTG A
- the LOC109787468 gene encoding uncharacterized protein isoform X3, producing MVQRIYRSPGEVPYGAWLVGRKGNLSAGVQYKPIGGSKHPMPFTDLKNWNCAIGYGVGSSSPLSPSFNFALELVRSSQLVASFYQHHISAKVLDYRGGDETLNYIDLGLELATRVDKDKPTDDAGNSSFQGKLGPSKSSAALAYKFPPFFTCSITVENDHSKDTKHLIESVRS from the exons ATGGTTCAAAGAATCTATCGTT CGCCTGGTGAGGTACCCTATGGTGCATGGTTGGTTGGGAGAAAAGGGAATTTAAGTGCAGGCGTACAATACAAACCAATAG GTGGAAGCAAGCATCCTATGCCTTTTACAGACTTGAAGAACTGGAATTGTGCAATCGGTTATGGTGTAGGCTCAAGTAGCCCACTCAGCCCTTCATTTAATTTTGCACTAGAGCTTGTTAGAAGTTCGCAG CTGGTTGCATCGTTCTATCAACACCATATTTCTGCAAAG GTACTAGATTATCGGGGTGGAGATGAAACTTTGAACTACATTGATCTTGGACTTGAGCTAGCCACAAG GGTGGATAAAGACAAACCAACAGATGATGCTGGCAATTCATCGTTTCAG GGAAAGTTAGGCCCTTCGAAATCTTCTGCAGCATTGGCGTATAAGTTTCCACCCTTCTTTACATGTAGTATCACAG TTGAAAATGATCATTCGAAAG ATACCAAACACTTAATCGAGAGTGTACGGTCTTGA
- the LOC109787468 gene encoding uncharacterized protein isoform X5 translates to MPFTDLKNWNCAIGYGVGSSSPLSPSFNFALELVRSSQLVASFYQHHISAKVLDYRGGDETLNYIDLGLELATRVDKDKPTDDAGNSSFQGKLGPSKSSAALAYKFPPFFTCSITVENDHSKGTRSYGLGIRVEDLREP, encoded by the exons ATGCCTTTTACAGACTTGAAGAACTGGAATTGTGCAATCGGTTATGGTGTAGGCTCAAGTAGCCCACTCAGCCCTTCATTTAATTTTGCACTAGAGCTTGTTAGAAGTTCGCAG CTGGTTGCATCGTTCTATCAACACCATATTTCTGCAAAG GTACTAGATTATCGGGGTGGAGATGAAACTTTGAACTACATTGATCTTGGACTTGAGCTAGCCACAAG GGTGGATAAAGACAAACCAACAGATGATGCTGGCAATTCATCGTTTCAG GGAAAGTTAGGCCCTTCGAAATCTTCTGCAGCATTGGCGTATAAGTTTCCACCCTTCTTTACATGTAGTATCACAG TTGAAAATGATCATTCGAAAGGTACGAGATCGTACGGGTTGGGAATTCGTGTTGAGGATCTCAGAGAACCCTG A